A section of the Candidatus Chlorohelix allophototropha genome encodes:
- a CDS encoding ImmA/IrrE family metallo-endopeptidase: MLETNLDTASIRQVIANLYKGAGINFPTSTRPITSLGGLTGSLSLIWHEVPKLTSRSASEILLQQGGLLNPLTEVNDEKLAGFMYANASCGAIFVEQGDRLTRRRFSAAHELGHYLLHFIPLLEAAKETGEEELPELIDGLPITSEEAEPGTEFQEGIALPTVTSGISAKLPTYEQMEHEANEFAAEILMPEALIRELFQNYSGRFQGRYLVRRLAADLLVSLSAMQWRLRKLGYLPPTTVQWN, encoded by the coding sequence ATGTTAGAAACCAATCTTGATACTGCCAGTATTAGGCAGGTTATTGCCAATTTATATAAGGGGGCAGGGATAAATTTCCCCACGAGTACCAGACCAATCACTTCACTTGGTGGTTTAACTGGTAGTCTTAGCCTGATATGGCATGAGGTCCCCAAATTAACCAGTCGTTCCGCCAGCGAGATATTATTACAACAGGGGGGTCTCCTTAACCCCTTAACTGAGGTAAACGATGAAAAGTTGGCCGGGTTTATGTATGCAAATGCAAGCTGTGGGGCTATTTTTGTGGAGCAGGGAGATCGCTTAACCCGTCGGCGCTTTTCTGCTGCTCATGAGCTAGGTCACTACCTTTTACATTTTATCCCTCTCCTGGAAGCCGCAAAAGAGACCGGGGAAGAGGAATTGCCAGAATTGATCGACGGTTTGCCAATTACAAGTGAGGAAGCTGAACCGGGAACAGAATTTCAGGAAGGGATTGCACTACCGACTGTAACTTCTGGGATTTCGGCCAAACTTCCAACCTATGAGCAGATGGAGCACGAAGCCAATGAATTTGCGGCAGAGATTTTGATGCCGGAGGCATTAATCCGCGAATTGTTTCAAAATTATTCGGGTCGTTTTCAAGGACGTTATCTGGTACGACGATTAGCTGCCGATTTATTGGTCAGTTTATCTGCTATGCAGTGGCGGTTACGCAAGTTGGGATATCTTCCACCTACAACCGTCCAGTGGAACTAA
- a CDS encoding RNA polymerase sigma factor translates to MKNEDNLPGGGIVSQIEIYDSTSHNKILISQYLEEHSQKFEKTLCVLVWNRLGSGHDTKGIAGEILSEVTSIALSKAPDFDTSQHVEQWLYGIARNVVRQRFEKIVKLNKREVSVTTLAAKSAYQAEGDFFDQFTAMAIEDFAEASVIQLSFQPIFEKVLRTLSQPDQEILRLYLIKQLDGAEMASALGIGGGAARVRLSRALNRVRNAMIEQGWSQ, encoded by the coding sequence GTGAAAAATGAAGATAACCTGCCGGGAGGTGGGATAGTTTCACAGATTGAGATATATGATTCCACCTCCCATAATAAAATCCTTATTAGTCAGTATTTGGAAGAACATAGCCAGAAATTTGAAAAAACGCTATGTGTACTCGTTTGGAATAGGCTGGGGTCGGGTCATGATACAAAAGGTATTGCCGGTGAAATATTGAGTGAGGTAACCAGTATTGCTCTTTCTAAAGCCCCCGATTTTGATACCTCACAGCACGTTGAACAGTGGCTTTACGGAATAGCCCGAAATGTCGTGAGACAACGCTTTGAAAAAATAGTAAAACTGAATAAACGAGAAGTAAGTGTAACAACTTTAGCTGCTAAGTCAGCGTATCAAGCAGAGGGTGACTTTTTTGATCAATTCACCGCTATGGCAATTGAAGATTTTGCGGAGGCTTCAGTTATACAACTCTCCTTCCAGCCTATTTTTGAAAAGGTTTTACGCACACTTTCTCAACCAGATCAAGAAATTTTACGACTGTATTTAATCAAGCAGTTGGATGGAGCCGAAATGGCCAGCGCATTAGGCATTGGGGGAGGTGCGGCAAGAGTACGTTTATCTCGAGCCCTGAACCGAGTGCGAAATGCCATGATTGAACAGGGGTGGAGTCAATAA
- a CDS encoding DUF4258 domain-containing protein: MKRKKSRIAFAKQVELMEIGYRLSRHAWERMQQRNLSQEEIYYAIKYGQLLRRNGLYFHFLAEKDIPTADCTQPWIKRIIGLVVLVDPQDKYIITAYRHCKGLREIKKLPRYRFVA; this comes from the coding sequence ATGAAAAGGAAAAAATCACGAATTGCATTTGCTAAACAAGTTGAACTAATGGAAATAGGATACCGTTTATCCCGACATGCCTGGGAACGGATGCAGCAGCGAAATTTAAGCCAAGAAGAAATTTATTACGCAATTAAATATGGTCAGCTTTTGAGGCGAAACGGTCTTTACTTCCATTTCCTGGCTGAAAAAGATATACCTACTGCTGATTGCACCCAACCCTGGATTAAACGAATAATTGGCCTGGTAGTGCTAGTAGACCCTCAAGATAAATATATTATTACTGCCTATCGGCATTGCAAAGGGTTGCGTGAGATTAAGAAACTGCCTCGTTACCGATTCGTAGCATAA